The following are encoded in a window of Panicum virgatum strain AP13 chromosome 5N, P.virgatum_v5, whole genome shotgun sequence genomic DNA:
- the LOC120673850 gene encoding uncharacterized protein LOC120673850 → MAAKREISSTLRNLKFMQRGAAAQKVEEKAKVEVQEEVAAAAAPSGGFGSSAQVARKCIVILEGNPHPGAVKGRMSFQNFNPSIDKLNEEARGDHESESASPSNHHQDSANSSRGDEVPGSRFRGFDIDSSESISLNELKRKQPELDMETPSHNPQKTNVDGRSSSQSNGRGLDKSNKREKKFDFNHLRQKKQK, encoded by the exons ATGGCGGCTAAGCGGGAGATATCGAGTACCCTGAGGAATCTAAAG TTTATGCAGCGCGGCGCGGCTGCGCAGAAGGTCGAGGAGAAGGCCAAGGTGGAGGtgcaggaggaggtggcggcggcggcggcgccgagtgGAGGATTCGGCTCGTCGGCTCAGGTCGCTAGGAAGTG CATAGTTATCTTGGAGGGGAATCCACATCCAGGTGCTGTGAAGGGTCGAATGTCATTCCAAAATTTCAATCCATCCATTGAT AAACTAAATGAAGAGGCCAGAGGTGACCACGAATCAGAATCAGCTTCACCTAGTAACCATCATCAAGATAGTGCAAACTCCAGCAG AGGGGATGAAGTTCCAGGATCAAGATTTAGAGGTTTTGACATTGACAGTTCAGAAAGCATATCTCTGAATGAACTGAAGAGGAAACAGCCTGAGCTTGATATGGAAACACCCTCTCATAACCCACAAAAGACCAATGTTGATGGTAGATCATCTTCACAAAGCAACGGCCGCGGATTGGATAAGTCAAACAAGCGCGAAAAAAAGTTTGACTTCAATCATCTCagacaaaagaaacaaaaatga
- the LOC120673851 gene encoding uncharacterized protein LOC120673851: MPAAAAVASAVERLQAAAQDAANSSARSAGAFSEQAQQVLVPRAAGRVVSLSTCTKVSAISFAVGVLVGFTLKKRVRRWAARLLKRIKDDD, from the exons ATGCCTGCGGCGGCTGCTGTTGCGTCGGCTGTGGAGAGGctacaggcggcggcgcaggacgcGGCCAACTCCTCGGCGCGCTCGGCTGGCGCCTTCTCCGAGCAGGCGCAGCAGGTCCTCGTGCCCAGGGCTGCCGG GCGGGTCGTTTCTCTGTCGACATGTACAAAGGTCAGCGCCATAAGCTTTGCAGTTGGTGTCTTGGTGGGGTTCACGCTCAAGAAAAGGGTGCGCCGATGGGCTGCTAGACTGCTGAAGAGAATCAAGGATGATGACTAG